Proteins encoded by one window of Candidatus Melainabacteria bacterium RIFOXYA2_FULL_32_9:
- a CDS encoding 4Fe-4S ferredoxin gives MLKVDEKRCPQNHSCPAVKVCPTGAIIQIGYDLPVIDQEKCVMCKKCVSFCPMKAIREIN, from the coding sequence ATGTTAAAAGTGGATGAAAAAAGATGCCCTCAAAATCACAGTTGTCCTGCGGTAAAAGTTTGTCCTACTGGCGCAATTATACAGATTGGTTATGATTTACCTGTAATAGATCAGGAAAAATGCGTAATGTGCAAGAAATGCGTGTCATTTTGCCCAATGAAAGCAATCCGGGAAATTAATTAA
- a CDS encoding transcriptional regulator, translating to MRKERIEQLAEKFKALAHPTRLQIVMGLISKDECNVTKMTENLKIPQPTISQHISILKNSGIIEGYRKGNQICYRVVSDEVRKIFSVIDLSDK from the coding sequence ATGCGCAAAGAACGTATTGAACAGTTGGCAGAAAAATTTAAAGCACTTGCTCATCCAACCAGATTGCAGATTGTTATGGGATTAATCAGCAAAGATGAGTGTAATGTGACTAAAATGACAGAAAATCTTAAAATCCCGCAACCTACAATATCTCAGCATATCAGTATTTTAAAAAATAGTGGTATTATTGAAGGTTATCGAAAAGGAAATCAAATTTGCTATAGAGTTGTTAGCGATGAAGTTAGAAAAATCTTCAGTGTAATTGACTTATCAGACAAGTAA